From one Suicoccus acidiformans genomic stretch:
- the ftsA gene encoding cell division protein FtsA has translation MRNQEIFVSLDIGTTSIKVVVAEYINGRVNIIGVGNEKSRGLSRGVIVDIDETVYSIQRAIAQAEQKANVKINEVVVGIPSNQLQIEDCHGMIAVASENREITSRDVDNVISAAKVRSVPPEREIISIIPDEFIVDGFNGIRDPRGMIGVRLELYAHLITGPKTIIHNIKRCVQKSGLKINEMILQPQAIAAVALSQDEREFGTVVIDMGGGQTSASILYDNQLRYSFVDQEGGDFVTKDISVILNTSLDNAERIKREYGYAIASQTSEDEYFPVETVGKKEPVRVDEYYLAEIIEARLAQIFETIYEDLERVDALDLPGGFVLTGGGSALPGVLDLAKRYFGSRVRLYVPEEMGMRNPIYTTSMGLINYVSELDDIHRIAHGTYRMKMPQTSQPSMDYRQDVQYRQQETPRQRPDYYQDDYYPPRDVPDNNQGPTPESYRPSRPARDESDYDAYEAYNQSFEEEDYYETYSDQEAPRETEASGGNLTDKIRSFFQSFYE, from the coding sequence ATGAGAAACCAAGAAATCTTTGTCAGCTTAGACATTGGGACAACCTCCATTAAAGTGGTGGTCGCCGAGTATATTAATGGCAGAGTGAATATCATCGGTGTAGGAAACGAGAAATCACGAGGGTTAAGCCGAGGTGTGATTGTAGATATTGATGAGACTGTTTACTCGATTCAACGGGCCATCGCACAAGCAGAACAGAAAGCAAATGTTAAAATCAATGAGGTCGTTGTAGGCATACCTAGCAACCAATTACAAATTGAAGATTGCCATGGCATGATTGCTGTTGCCAGTGAAAACCGTGAAATTACCAGTCGAGATGTGGATAATGTTATCTCAGCGGCTAAAGTTCGCTCAGTACCACCTGAGCGTGAAATCATCTCAATTATTCCAGATGAATTTATCGTCGATGGCTTCAATGGCATCCGCGATCCACGAGGGATGATTGGGGTTCGCTTAGAATTATATGCCCACTTAATTACCGGACCGAAGACAATTATTCATAACATTAAACGCTGTGTCCAAAAATCTGGGCTCAAAATTAATGAAATGATACTGCAGCCTCAAGCTATTGCAGCGGTTGCTTTAAGTCAAGATGAGCGTGAATTTGGCACCGTCGTAATTGATATGGGTGGCGGTCAGACGAGTGCTTCAATCTTATACGATAATCAATTGCGCTACTCTTTTGTCGACCAAGAAGGGGGCGACTTTGTAACGAAAGATATTTCCGTGATATTGAATACGTCCTTAGACAATGCCGAAAGGATTAAACGGGAGTATGGTTACGCGATTGCCAGTCAAACATCTGAAGATGAATACTTCCCTGTAGAAACAGTCGGCAAGAAAGAACCTGTCCGCGTTGATGAGTATTATTTAGCAGAGATTATTGAAGCGCGTTTGGCTCAAATTTTTGAGACAATTTACGAGGATTTAGAGCGTGTGGATGCTTTAGATTTACCGGGTGGTTTTGTCCTCACGGGTGGAGGCTCGGCCTTGCCTGGGGTTTTAGACTTAGCGAAACGCTATTTCGGTAGTCGAGTAAGATTATATGTACCTGAAGAGATGGGGATGCGTAACCCAATCTATACGACAAGCATGGGCTTGATTAATTATGTCTCCGAATTGGATGATATTCACCGAATTGCGCACGGAACGTATCGTATGAAAATGCCACAAACTTCACAGCCGTCGATGGATTACCGCCAAGATGTGCAATACCGTCAGCAGGAAACTCCTAGACAAAGACCGGATTACTACCAAGATGATTACTATCCACCAAGAGACGTGCCGGATAATAATCAAGGGCCTACTCCTGAATCATATCGGCCAAGTAGACCTGCTAGGGACGAATCGGATTACGATGCTTATGAAGCATATAACCAAAGTTTTGAAGAGGAAGATTACTACGAGACGTATTCTGACCAAGAAGCTCCGCGGGAAACGGAAGCTAGTGGCGGAAACTTAACAGATAAGATTCGATCATTTTTCCAATCGTTTTACGAATAA
- a CDS encoding RNA-binding protein, translating to MNTDIYQHYRSDEGVFIDLVFDWMQQVSNRYAPYTTVFLTPREAMIVDQLVRSSEELTASFSGGYVGAERQRAVIFPPYYEPGAQDYQLAYYNINFPTKFGELTHGRILGTLLSTGIDRERIGDIITDGESWHIIVDDSIGAYLQQNVRKIANVGVQLEEISAEALLESNETWEQRTVIASSLRLDTLLSNVYNFSRQRAKDAVSSGLVKVNFAEVDRPDIEIGVSDIVSLRKFGRFWIEEVEGVTKKDNYRLNVSVLER from the coding sequence ATGAACACAGATATTTACCAACATTACCGTAGCGATGAAGGCGTCTTTATTGATTTAGTCTTTGATTGGATGCAACAAGTCTCAAATCGCTACGCGCCTTATACGACTGTGTTTCTCACACCTCGTGAAGCGATGATTGTAGATCAACTCGTTCGCAGTTCTGAAGAGTTGACGGCTAGTTTCTCCGGCGGCTACGTCGGTGCGGAACGTCAACGAGCTGTGATTTTCCCACCGTATTATGAGCCAGGGGCACAAGACTATCAGCTTGCCTACTATAATATTAATTTTCCAACGAAATTTGGTGAATTAACGCATGGCCGAATCCTTGGCACGCTCCTTTCCACAGGTATTGATCGTGAGCGCATCGGGGACATTATCACGGATGGAGAATCTTGGCATATCATTGTGGACGATTCAATTGGCGCCTATTTGCAACAGAATGTCCGCAAAATTGCCAATGTCGGTGTACAATTGGAAGAAATTAGCGCCGAAGCACTGCTCGAGTCGAACGAGACTTGGGAGCAGCGCACAGTGATTGCTAGCTCACTTCGACTTGACACCTTATTAAGCAACGTCTATAATTTCTCTAGACAGAGGGCAAAAGACGCCGTATCTTCGGGTCTAGTGAAAGTGAACTTTGCTGAAGTAGACCGCCCAGATATAGAAATTGGCGTCAGTGATATTGTTTCACTGCGTAAATTCGGGCGCTTCTGGATTGAAGAGGTTGAAGGCGTAACCAAGAAAGATAACTATCGTTTAAATGTCAGTGTCTTAGAAAGATAA
- a CDS encoding DivIVA domain-containing protein, with amino-acid sequence MTLTPNDIVTKEFNTKFRGYDQEEVNDFLDRVVARMEELITQNERLSQDLQIATEKNEYFAQLQESLNSSILVAQEAAERLKQNARKEAELILYEAEQEADRLIGEASDNARTIVIESDNLRRRSKDYRAQLEATIRRQLDVVTSEEYVALFDKELETSLNPEDFKEAGTRAAERAQVLEDAQADAFQSAKDMVDPTNQGVPQPQIEPEVDLDQTQVFQYNVDSDTLTQPKADTQPDLTYQPDLALDSNPMDSADMTAEPADEPIFTLDEDSPGESFDLKERSIDVPDESKVQSESFLGQTIRIDLPIDED; translated from the coding sequence ATGACTTTAACCCCTAATGATATTGTTACAAAAGAATTTAATACGAAATTTAGAGGCTATGACCAAGAAGAAGTTAATGATTTCCTTGACCGCGTAGTAGCCCGTATGGAAGAATTAATTACTCAGAACGAACGTCTGTCACAAGATTTGCAGATTGCAACGGAGAAGAATGAGTATTTCGCTCAATTGCAAGAATCGCTGAATAGTTCAATTCTTGTTGCCCAAGAAGCGGCTGAGCGCTTGAAACAGAATGCACGTAAAGAGGCAGAACTGATACTCTATGAAGCTGAACAAGAAGCTGACCGTTTAATTGGTGAAGCTTCAGATAATGCTCGTACGATTGTTATAGAATCCGATAATTTAAGACGTCGCAGTAAAGATTACCGTGCGCAATTGGAAGCGACAATCCGTCGCCAATTGGACGTCGTTACAAGTGAAGAGTATGTTGCTTTATTCGATAAAGAGCTGGAGACAAGCTTAAATCCGGAAGACTTTAAGGAAGCAGGGACTCGGGCAGCAGAACGGGCTCAAGTTCTTGAAGACGCCCAAGCAGATGCCTTTCAATCAGCGAAAGATATGGTAGACCCTACCAATCAAGGTGTTCCCCAACCGCAAATTGAACCAGAGGTTGATTTAGATCAAACACAAGTATTCCAGTACAATGTTGATTCAGATACTTTGACGCAACCTAAGGCTGACACTCAACCAGATTTAACCTATCAACCGGATTTAGCCTTGGATTCCAATCCAATGGACTCAGCTGATATGACGGCTGAACCGGCAGACGAGCCGATTTTCACCTTGGATGAGGATTCACCAGGTGAGAGCTTTGATTTAAAGGAAAGATCAATCGATGTGCCTGACGAAAGCAAGGTTCAAAGTGAAAGCTTCTTAGGCCAAACTATTCGCATTGATTTACCAATTGACGAAGATTAG
- the ileS gene encoding isoleucine--tRNA ligase, with protein sequence MKLKDTLNLGKTDFAMRANLPTKEVALQEEWAEANIYEERLALNEDKPSFVLHDGPPYANGKVHMGHAMNKVTKDIINRYKSMNGFRVPYVPGWDTHGLPIESALIKQDGVDRKSMSVSEFRNLCEQYALEQVDSQRTDFMRLGVAGEWDNPYLTLKPEYEAQQIRIFGKMAERGYIYKGLKPIYWSPSSESSLAEAEVEYHDVTSPSIYVAFEVVAANEVIDPAAEFVIWTTTPWTLPANLGISVAKDAEYVQVAVADRKFIVANDLLEAVAEACGWTDVNVEQRFKGEILDRSKAKHPFYDREVLVMLGDHVTLETGTGLVHTAPGHGEDDYIIGQAYGLDVLSPVDNRGHFTDEAPGLEGMFYLKGQKQVLTWLEENGKLLAQDTIVHSYPHDWRTKKPVIYRATPQWFASIDKFRDQLLKAVEEDVVWYHPSGQRRMYNMIRDRGDWVISRQRVWGVPLPIFYAENGEAILDIDVINHVADIIEEHGSNAWFDWDAKDLLPEGFEHPGSPNGEFTKEMDIMDVWFDSGTSYAGVLQQRDYLTYPADMYLEGSDQYRGWFNSSFTTSIAACDMPPYKSVLSQGFVMDGNGQKMSKSLGNVITPEEITQELGADIIRLWVSSVDYENDVRISKDILKQISEAYRKIRNTIRFMLGNLNGFNPSEDMVAEEDLRKVDQYMLSTYRIFAHDVMQAYDNYEFSDIFKLVNNFVSNDLSAFYMDFAKDVVYIEAEDAYPRRAMQTVMYVILEGMLRLLTPILVHTMEEAWKELPGSDGFVQLKELPQITDISQDQARIAEWDIFFKVRHDVQKALEEAKNDEVRPIKKSFEAQVTVYAEAEVREALHNLSDDLAQLLIVSQFNLLDPAEKADHALDLDSVSVLVEPAEGHTCDRCRAVRPEVGKIEEAPELCERCYTIVKENYPAYLTEQEEA encoded by the coding sequence ATGAAATTAAAAGATACGTTGAATTTAGGAAAGACAGATTTCGCAATGCGAGCCAACCTTCCGACCAAGGAAGTTGCCTTACAAGAAGAGTGGGCTGAAGCGAATATTTATGAGGAAAGACTGGCATTAAATGAAGATAAGCCAAGCTTTGTCCTACACGATGGCCCGCCGTATGCTAATGGGAAGGTGCATATGGGACATGCGATGAATAAGGTAACAAAGGACATTATTAATCGCTATAAATCGATGAATGGCTTCCGCGTGCCTTATGTTCCTGGTTGGGATACGCATGGATTGCCAATTGAGTCCGCTTTGATTAAGCAAGACGGTGTGGACCGCAAGTCTATGAGCGTGTCAGAGTTTAGAAATTTATGCGAGCAGTATGCCTTGGAGCAAGTTGATAGCCAACGCACAGACTTTATGCGCCTAGGTGTGGCAGGGGAATGGGATAATCCATACTTGACCCTCAAGCCAGAATATGAAGCGCAACAAATTCGTATCTTTGGCAAAATGGCCGAGCGTGGCTATATTTATAAAGGTTTGAAACCTATTTATTGGTCTCCTTCAAGTGAGTCTTCTTTAGCTGAAGCAGAAGTGGAATACCATGACGTAACGTCACCATCAATTTATGTCGCTTTTGAAGTGGTTGCTGCCAATGAAGTCATTGACCCCGCAGCAGAGTTTGTTATTTGGACAACGACACCGTGGACTTTACCTGCTAACTTAGGTATTTCAGTGGCCAAAGATGCAGAATACGTACAAGTGGCTGTAGCTGACCGTAAGTTTATTGTAGCCAATGACTTACTCGAAGCAGTTGCTGAAGCATGTGGTTGGACAGACGTTAACGTTGAACAACGCTTTAAAGGTGAAATCTTAGACCGGTCCAAAGCTAAGCACCCATTCTATGACCGTGAAGTACTTGTAATGCTTGGTGATCATGTAACCCTTGAAACGGGTACCGGCTTAGTTCATACAGCACCTGGACACGGGGAAGATGACTATATTATTGGGCAAGCGTATGGCTTGGATGTACTTTCACCTGTCGACAATCGTGGTCATTTCACAGATGAAGCGCCTGGTCTTGAAGGTATGTTCTATTTGAAAGGCCAGAAACAAGTCTTAACTTGGCTTGAAGAGAATGGTAAGTTATTAGCCCAAGACACCATTGTCCATAGTTACCCGCATGATTGGCGGACGAAAAAGCCAGTAATTTACCGGGCGACACCGCAATGGTTTGCCTCGATTGATAAATTTAGAGACCAACTCCTAAAAGCAGTGGAAGAAGACGTAGTATGGTATCATCCATCTGGGCAACGGCGGATGTACAACATGATTCGTGACCGAGGCGATTGGGTTATTTCCCGTCAACGAGTTTGGGGCGTGCCTTTGCCGATTTTCTACGCTGAGAATGGCGAAGCGATTCTTGACATCGATGTCATCAATCATGTAGCGGATATCATTGAAGAACATGGCTCCAATGCTTGGTTCGATTGGGATGCTAAAGACTTATTGCCTGAAGGCTTTGAACACCCGGGAAGCCCTAACGGTGAATTCACTAAGGAAATGGATATCATGGATGTATGGTTCGACTCGGGGACTTCTTATGCCGGTGTCCTTCAACAGCGTGACTATTTAACTTATCCAGCAGATATGTATCTTGAAGGCTCTGACCAGTATCGTGGTTGGTTTAACTCAAGTTTCACTACCTCGATTGCTGCGTGTGATATGCCACCATATAAATCCGTTCTATCTCAAGGCTTTGTTATGGACGGCAATGGCCAAAAGATGAGTAAATCCTTAGGGAACGTTATTACACCCGAAGAGATTACACAAGAACTTGGCGCGGATATTATTCGCCTATGGGTAAGCAGTGTCGACTATGAAAACGATGTGCGCATCTCCAAAGATATTCTCAAGCAAATTTCTGAAGCTTACCGGAAGATTCGTAACACCATTCGCTTCATGTTAGGTAACTTAAACGGCTTTAATCCAAGTGAGGACATGGTAGCTGAAGAAGATTTACGCAAAGTAGATCAATATATGTTATCGACTTACCGAATCTTTGCCCATGACGTTATGCAAGCTTACGATAATTATGAATTCTCAGATATCTTCAAGTTAGTGAATAACTTTGTCTCCAACGATTTATCGGCATTCTATATGGACTTTGCCAAAGATGTTGTGTATATTGAAGCAGAGGATGCTTACCCACGCCGAGCCATGCAAACAGTGATGTACGTAATTCTTGAAGGCATGCTTCGTCTACTTACACCAATCTTAGTTCATACCATGGAAGAAGCATGGAAAGAACTTCCAGGCTCTGATGGTTTTGTGCAATTGAAAGAACTACCGCAAATAACCGATATTAGCCAAGATCAGGCACGAATTGCGGAGTGGGATATTTTCTTCAAAGTTCGCCACGATGTCCAAAAGGCACTCGAAGAAGCTAAGAACGATGAAGTCCGCCCAATCAAAAAATCTTTCGAAGCCCAAGTGACAGTCTATGCTGAAGCTGAGGTACGCGAAGCTTTACATAACTTAAGTGATGATTTAGCACAATTGTTAATCGTTTCGCAGTTTAACTTACTAGACCCTGCCGAAAAAGCAGACCATGCTTTAGATTTAGATAGCGTCTCTGTACTGGTAGAACCAGCTGAAGGCCATACGTGTGACCGTTGCCGTGCTGTACGCCCAGAAGTTGGAAAGATTGAAGAAGCACCGGAATTATGTGAACGTTGTTATACCATCGTCAAAGAAAATTATCCAGCCTACTTAACGGAGCAGGAAGAAGCATAA
- a CDS encoding YggT family protein, producing the protein MYNLIRLIMTLFTLYSWVLVIYAVMSWLPGARDSSFGQLIQRLARPYLNFFDQVIPSFGGISFSVIIGLMVLQLIQRGLVWFLTLFM; encoded by the coding sequence GTGTATAATTTAATCCGTTTGATTATGACCCTCTTTACGCTATATAGTTGGGTTCTTGTCATTTATGCTGTTATGTCCTGGCTACCAGGAGCCCGCGATAGTTCTTTTGGTCAGCTTATCCAACGGCTTGCCCGTCCTTATTTGAATTTCTTTGATCAAGTGATACCTTCATTCGGGGGCATTAGCTTCAGTGTGATAATTGGTTTAATGGTATTGCAATTGATTCAACGAGGCTTGGTCTGGTTTTTAACGTTGTTCATGTGA
- the ftsZ gene encoding cell division protein FtsZ, which produces MELSFDTTENKTGAVIKVIGVGGAGGNAVNRMIHEEVKGVEFIVANTDTQALDGSQADTKIQLGPKVTKGLGAGSLPEIGLKAAEESEEQIREILDGADLVFVTAGMGGGTGTGAAPVVAKIAKESGALTVGVVTRPFTFEGPKRGRQAAEGLKNLKDNVDTLVVISNNRLLEIVDRKTPMLEAFSEADNVLRQGVQGISDLITSPGYVNLDFADVQTVMKNQGTALMGIGQASGENRTAEATKKAISSPLLEVSIDGAEQILLNITGGADLSLFEAQDASEIVANASSSDVNIIFGTSIDEDLGDEVKVTVIATGIHNDRNERPQNPMGGQTRRNFAASSDRDMQRSSEATAANPEARPEAPQRREPAQQDLFSNWDINREQNTREIEDVENARSQRQERQGRPESISNQNDATEEELDTPPFFRKRHRN; this is translated from the coding sequence ATGGAACTATCGTTTGATACGACAGAGAACAAAACTGGAGCAGTCATTAAAGTTATTGGTGTTGGAGGTGCTGGGGGCAACGCAGTCAACCGCATGATCCATGAAGAAGTTAAAGGCGTGGAGTTTATTGTTGCCAATACAGATACTCAAGCTTTAGACGGGTCACAAGCCGATACGAAAATCCAATTAGGACCGAAAGTAACGAAGGGACTAGGTGCTGGCTCATTGCCAGAAATTGGTTTGAAGGCAGCTGAAGAAAGTGAAGAACAAATTCGTGAAATCCTTGATGGGGCAGACTTAGTGTTTGTAACAGCAGGGATGGGTGGCGGAACGGGTACTGGAGCCGCTCCCGTTGTTGCAAAGATTGCTAAAGAATCGGGCGCTTTAACCGTCGGTGTTGTTACACGTCCATTTACCTTTGAAGGGCCTAAGCGCGGACGCCAGGCTGCCGAAGGCTTGAAGAATTTAAAAGATAACGTCGACACCTTAGTTGTTATTTCAAATAACCGCCTTCTTGAAATCGTTGACCGTAAAACACCGATGCTTGAAGCCTTCAGTGAAGCGGATAATGTATTACGTCAAGGGGTTCAAGGTATTTCAGACTTAATTACCTCACCAGGATATGTTAACCTTGACTTCGCGGATGTTCAAACCGTAATGAAAAATCAAGGGACAGCCCTTATGGGTATTGGTCAAGCATCTGGTGAGAATCGTACAGCTGAAGCGACCAAGAAAGCTATCTCTTCACCACTCCTTGAAGTTTCAATTGACGGTGCGGAGCAAATTCTCTTAAATATTACTGGTGGAGCAGACTTGAGCTTATTTGAAGCCCAAGATGCGAGTGAAATCGTGGCGAATGCATCAAGCAGTGATGTGAATATCATCTTCGGTACTTCAATTGATGAAGACCTTGGCGATGAAGTGAAAGTTACCGTTATTGCAACAGGTATTCATAATGACCGCAACGAACGTCCACAAAATCCGATGGGTGGACAAACACGACGCAACTTTGCTGCTAGCAGTGACCGCGACATGCAACGTTCAAGTGAAGCGACGGCAGCCAACCCAGAAGCTCGTCCAGAAGCACCACAAAGACGTGAACCTGCCCAACAAGACTTGTTCAGCAACTGGGACATTAACCGTGAGCAAAATACTCGCGAAATTGAAGATGTCGAAAATGCACGAAGCCAAAGACAAGAACGTCAAGGACGTCCTGAATCAATTTCTAACCAAAACGATGCAACCGAAGAAGAGTTGGACACACCACCATTCTTCCGCAAACGTCATCGCAATTAA
- the murG gene encoding undecaprenyldiphospho-muramoylpentapeptide beta-N-acetylglucosaminyltransferase, producing the protein MIQRIILSGGGTGGHIYPALSIYHRLKELNPQLECLYIGSQTGLEADIVTKANIPFEAIQIQGLKRSLSLENLKAIWYMNSSTRKVKRLIREFQPDVVVGTGGYVCAPVLYAAAQSGYPTLIHEQNSIPGLTNKFLSRYVDRIGICFQEAASGFEKVSHKVRLTGNPRGQEVVNYPMDSEILSKQYGLSDSLPTVLIFGGSRGAPAINQAAIQIIENLQGAPYQVIIGTGNVHYDDIMLELKQKHREIPDNVRILPYIENMPAVFGALDLVVCRSGATTLTELTALGLASILVPSPYVTSNHQYHNAMALVDKGAAVLIEEADLSAEKLLEQVNRLMSQPEAIAQMGQQAKTLGIVDATDRIIEVLNEIAE; encoded by the coding sequence ATGATTCAACGCATTATCCTCTCAGGTGGGGGAACAGGAGGCCATATTTATCCAGCTCTTTCCATCTATCATCGTCTTAAAGAATTAAATCCGCAATTAGAATGTTTATATATTGGTAGTCAAACGGGCTTGGAAGCAGATATTGTGACCAAGGCGAATATTCCCTTTGAAGCGATTCAAATTCAAGGGCTAAAACGTTCTTTAAGTTTGGAAAATCTCAAGGCCATTTGGTATATGAACTCTAGTACGCGCAAGGTTAAGCGTCTAATTCGTGAGTTTCAGCCGGACGTAGTAGTTGGAACGGGTGGCTATGTTTGTGCACCGGTGCTCTATGCGGCAGCCCAAAGTGGCTATCCAACTTTGATTCACGAACAGAATAGCATTCCCGGTTTGACGAATAAGTTCTTAAGTCGTTACGTTGACCGCATTGGCATTTGCTTTCAAGAGGCTGCTTCCGGCTTTGAGAAGGTGAGCCATAAAGTTCGCTTAACAGGCAATCCAAGGGGACAAGAGGTAGTGAATTACCCAATGGATTCAGAGATTTTATCTAAGCAATATGGCTTATCCGACAGCTTGCCGACAGTTTTAATATTTGGTGGCAGTCGTGGTGCGCCTGCAATTAATCAAGCAGCTATCCAGATAATCGAAAACTTGCAAGGGGCACCTTACCAGGTTATCATCGGTACGGGTAATGTCCACTATGATGATATTATGCTAGAATTGAAGCAAAAGCACCGGGAAATACCAGACAATGTGCGTATTTTGCCGTATATTGAGAATATGCCCGCGGTATTTGGTGCCTTGGATTTAGTTGTCTGCCGCAGTGGCGCGACTACATTAACCGAATTAACCGCATTAGGCCTAGCCAGCATTCTCGTGCCAAGTCCTTATGTAACGAGCAATCACCAATACCACAATGCGATGGCTTTGGTAGATAAAGGGGCAGCTGTGTTGATTGAAGAAGCCGATTTATCAGCAGAGAAACTGTTGGAGCAAGTAAATCGCTTAATGAGTCAGCCTGAAGCAATTGCCCAAATGGGTCAACAAGCGAAGACGCTAGGAATTGTTGATGCGACGGATCGGATTATTGAAGTGTTGAATGAAATTGCTGAATAA
- a CDS encoding cell division protein FtsQ/DivIB translates to MRRSNRREIMGQRSNQDTSGTPVPRGNYRLDAQGQPIIPQYNEADLNRRRMSDQDYFTHPKHSQPQRSAPQRVYHLDQYRQGQRRWQERSRSTAPPSSRQAQRNQGNYYQREAPLAQPSTGRTFSRKDSAPQKHANFQGALQKDIAALPKGKTKLLAVYMALLVISLITAYQVSPLKRINQMTVEGNNYVQDQVVIEATNLLPFDEVDRLYAQKQAVVDKMKLDIPLIESVSFRKDDWQETQIIVNEMEAVAQVERNGQMNLVLANGTMIDSIPQTLNIAEIEDELPNLYQFESQGKVMELANNALRNIEPELLAQMEGIYLTETAENPNAIEVHMKDGNIVQAIINTFAQKMQYYPNMLEQLDGQKGVINLEVGAYFTTDLSGVKTR, encoded by the coding sequence TTGCGTCGAAGTAATAGAAGAGAAATTATGGGGCAAAGAAGTAACCAAGATACAAGTGGCACACCAGTACCACGAGGGAACTACCGCTTAGATGCCCAAGGGCAGCCGATTATCCCTCAATATAACGAAGCAGACTTAAATAGACGCCGGATGAGTGATCAAGATTACTTCACGCATCCCAAGCACTCCCAACCTCAAAGAAGCGCCCCGCAACGGGTCTATCATTTAGATCAATATCGTCAAGGCCAGAGAAGGTGGCAAGAGCGCTCCAGATCAACTGCGCCACCTAGCTCTAGGCAAGCTCAAAGAAACCAAGGCAATTATTATCAAAGAGAAGCTCCGCTGGCGCAACCTTCTACGGGTCGAACCTTTAGTCGTAAAGATTCAGCACCTCAAAAGCATGCGAATTTCCAAGGAGCCTTACAGAAAGATATCGCCGCTCTACCTAAAGGTAAAACAAAACTCTTAGCCGTATACATGGCCTTACTAGTAATCAGTTTAATTACGGCTTATCAAGTATCTCCTTTAAAACGCATTAATCAGATGACAGTGGAAGGGAATAATTATGTCCAAGATCAGGTCGTCATTGAGGCAACTAATTTACTGCCTTTTGACGAAGTGGACCGTCTGTATGCACAGAAACAAGCGGTGGTGGATAAGATGAAACTAGACATTCCTCTCATTGAATCGGTTTCTTTTCGTAAGGATGATTGGCAAGAGACACAAATTATTGTCAATGAGATGGAGGCTGTAGCCCAAGTCGAACGAAACGGGCAAATGAATCTGGTCTTAGCCAATGGGACGATGATTGATTCAATTCCTCAAACCTTAAATATTGCTGAAATTGAAGATGAACTACCTAATTTGTACCAGTTTGAGAGTCAGGGCAAAGTGATGGAGCTAGCGAATAATGCCTTGCGCAATATTGAACCGGAACTTTTAGCTCAAATGGAAGGCATTTATTTAACCGAAACAGCCGAAAATCCTAATGCCATTGAAGTTCATATGAAAGACGGTAATATCGTCCAAGCAATTATTAATACCTTTGCCCAGAAGATGCAATACTATCCGAATATGCTTGAGCAACTCGATGGCCAAAAGGGGGTCATTAATTTGGAAGTTGGGGCGTATTTTACGACAGATTTATCAGGAGTTAAGACACGTTAG